One Candidatus Polarisedimenticolia bacterium genomic region harbors:
- a CDS encoding FtsX-like permease family protein — protein sequence MLFWAMALRNLGRNPRRSLLAGSVIVIGFSAFALAGGFMAQTFEALRDSTIRGGTGHLQFADPATFAGIEETTLEHGLTEADRAARILAGDSRVRAVLPRIDFVGLVTNGGRSVPFLGVGLEPAAERRWMEGASLVVSGRWLSGGPAGEVVLGAGLASALGIRPGDSVTLLATSPEGTLNAQDAAVAGILDLGLKELNDRYLATSIELASRLLGVSGTFSKLVVVLDRAAEAKPALRSLSALLRRDGFHLAGRTWEELAPFYRQVRLLYLGIFGFMGIILGVVVLLATANTMIMAVAERTREVGTLRALGTRPGLVMKTFFAEGVLLALAGGAAGLVLSLIVTVALNHSGIMLPPPPGAAHPIPIHVKIYPLAYFAGAAAMLAAVLLASWLPARRAARLPIIEALAHV from the coding sequence ATGCTCTTCTGGGCCATGGCCCTGCGCAATCTGGGACGCAATCCGAGGCGAAGCCTGCTCGCCGGCTCCGTGATCGTCATCGGCTTCTCCGCCTTCGCCCTGGCCGGCGGCTTCATGGCCCAGACTTTCGAGGCGCTGCGCGACAGCACGATCCGCGGCGGCACGGGGCATCTTCAGTTCGCCGACCCGGCGACGTTCGCGGGGATCGAGGAGACGACGCTGGAGCACGGCCTCACGGAGGCGGACCGCGCGGCGCGCATCCTGGCGGGCGATTCCCGGGTCCGGGCGGTCCTGCCCCGGATCGATTTCGTCGGCCTGGTGACCAACGGCGGGCGATCGGTCCCCTTCCTCGGCGTGGGCCTCGAGCCGGCCGCCGAGCGGCGCTGGATGGAAGGGGCGAGCCTCGTCGTCTCCGGGCGGTGGCTCTCCGGCGGGCCCGCCGGCGAAGTGGTGCTCGGCGCCGGCCTGGCATCGGCGCTCGGGATCCGGCCGGGCGATTCGGTGACGCTGCTGGCGACGTCGCCGGAGGGAACGCTCAACGCGCAGGATGCCGCCGTCGCCGGGATCCTCGATCTCGGCCTCAAGGAGCTGAACGACCGTTACCTGGCGACCTCCATCGAGCTGGCCTCCCGCCTCCTGGGCGTGTCGGGGACCTTTTCGAAGCTGGTGGTGGTGCTCGACCGGGCGGCGGAGGCGAAGCCGGCGCTGCGGAGCCTCTCGGCGCTCCTGCGCCGCGACGGCTTCCACCTCGCCGGCCGGACGTGGGAGGAGCTCGCCCCGTTCTACCGCCAGGTGCGCCTGCTCTACCTCGGGATCTTCGGATTCATGGGGATCATTCTCGGGGTGGTCGTCCTGCTGGCGACGGCGAACACCATGATCATGGCGGTGGCGGAGCGCACGCGGGAGGTCGGGACCCTCCGGGCTCTCGGAACGAGGCCGGGGCTCGTGATGAAGACCTTTTTCGCGGAGGGGGTCCTTCTGGCGCTCGCCGGCGGCGCCGCCGGGCTGGTGCTGTCGCTGATCGTGACCGTGGCGCTGAACCACTCTGGCATCATGCTGCCTCCCCCGCCCGGGGCAGCGCACCCGATCCCGATCCACGTCAAGATCTACCCGCTTGCCTACTTCGCCGGCGCGGCGGCGATGCTCGCCGCGGTGCTCCTCGCTTCGTGGCTGCCGGCCCGGCGGGCGGCGCGCCTGCCGATCATCGAGGCCCTCGCCCATGTCTGA
- a CDS encoding outer membrane lipoprotein-sorting protein: MSDAVRRRPRLAGIALLLFAGRSGAGAGAPAGDPQEMLRRADASRQALTQSIARVRATVVRRGKPDATQDFDLYVGEDGKALCVFRGGKQDGRRVLTVGDRVWLIVPGASKPVPLSANQRLLGGASLGDILRLPLAEVFSASARPGVEDAGGTPCRVLDLTAKSSKSPYSAGVLWIGARDGLPRRLRLLLPGGKLVKEVKYLAYERQAGRDVLKKMELQDLLTRGREIGTTLEFLKVERARLNPSLFEPRPPAPPKLLPMDITGAHQPCFPRR; encoded by the coding sequence ATGTCTGACGCCGTGCGGCGGCGCCCAAGGCTCGCCGGCATCGCCCTGCTCCTCTTCGCCGGCCGATCCGGCGCCGGGGCGGGCGCGCCGGCCGGCGATCCGCAGGAGATGCTGCGCCGCGCCGACGCTTCGAGACAGGCGCTCACCCAGTCGATTGCGCGCGTCCGGGCCACCGTCGTCCGGCGAGGCAAGCCTGACGCGACCCAGGATTTCGACCTCTACGTCGGGGAGGACGGCAAGGCGCTGTGCGTCTTCCGGGGCGGCAAGCAGGATGGCCGCAGGGTCCTGACCGTCGGCGATCGCGTCTGGCTGATCGTTCCGGGGGCGAGCAAGCCGGTTCCCCTGAGCGCCAATCAGCGGCTCCTGGGAGGAGCCTCGCTGGGCGACATCCTGCGCCTTCCCCTGGCGGAGGTGTTCAGCGCGTCGGCGCGCCCGGGCGTCGAAGACGCCGGAGGGACGCCGTGCCGCGTGCTCGACCTCACCGCCAAATCGTCCAAGAGCCCTTACTCGGCGGGCGTCCTTTGGATCGGCGCGCGCGACGGATTGCCGCGGCGGCTGCGCCTCCTGCTCCCCGGAGGAAAGCTGGTGAAGGAAGTGAAGTATCTCGCCTACGAGCGTCAGGCGGGGCGCGACGTCCTGAAGAAGATGGAGCTGCAGGATCTCCTGACCCGCGGACGGGAAATCGGCACGACCCTGGAATTTCTCAAGGTCGAGCGCGCCCGCCTCAACCCCTCCCTGTTCGAGCCCCGCCCCCCCGCCCCACCCAAATTATTACCCATGGATATTACGGGGGCCCATCAACCTTGTTTCCCTCGAAGATAG
- a CDS encoding SUMF1/EgtB/PvdO family nonheme iron enzyme — translation MPIDREALISWYRRNRRRSEVFFDRLPEEIYTGRPIELRLPFVFYEGHLPAFSFNTLVKKALGGPSLDPDLEALFARGIDPPDFIEPGGGYRRVAPRAGEQQEPAWPARAAVKQFAAEVDRRVIDALAHADLDRPGDPLLDRAEAAFTILEHEPLHHETLLYMWHRVPPGVKTSPPGYAPRLGKEPAPEWIEVPAGRATLGVDRESIPFGWDNEFPSCLFDVEAFAIQRHDVTNGRFLEFVEAGGYRQERWWGKRDWTWVRQERKEHPLFWERQGGSWSWRGVFERLPLPLSWPVYVTHAEAEAYARWAGARLPTEAEYQRAAFGSPQGERRFPWGDAEPTESHGVFDFSSWDPEPAGSHPAGASAWGVEDLVGNGWEWTSTPFAPFPGFRAMGSYPEYSADFFDGEHYVMKGASPATARELMRPTLRNWFRGLYPYAYAAFRLARSKS, via the coding sequence CTGAGGTTTTCTTCGACCGGCTGCCGGAGGAGATCTACACGGGGCGCCCTATCGAGCTGCGACTGCCCTTCGTCTTCTACGAGGGGCACCTTCCGGCGTTCAGCTTCAACACCTTGGTGAAGAAGGCCCTCGGCGGGCCGAGCCTCGATCCCGATCTGGAGGCGCTCTTCGCCCGCGGCATCGACCCTCCCGATTTCATCGAGCCGGGGGGCGGATATAGGCGAGTCGCGCCCCGGGCCGGCGAGCAGCAGGAGCCGGCCTGGCCCGCGCGCGCGGCCGTCAAGCAGTTCGCGGCGGAGGTCGATCGTCGTGTGATCGACGCCCTGGCCCACGCCGACCTCGATCGCCCCGGGGATCCACTCCTCGATCGCGCCGAGGCGGCCTTCACGATCCTCGAGCACGAGCCGCTGCACCACGAGACCCTGCTTTACATGTGGCACCGGGTTCCGCCCGGAGTGAAGACGTCCCCGCCCGGCTATGCTCCGCGGCTCGGCAAGGAGCCGGCGCCGGAATGGATCGAGGTTCCCGCCGGGCGCGCGACCCTGGGCGTCGACCGGGAATCGATTCCCTTCGGGTGGGACAACGAATTCCCTTCGTGCCTGTTCGACGTCGAGGCCTTCGCGATCCAGCGGCACGACGTCACGAACGGGCGGTTTCTCGAATTCGTCGAGGCGGGAGGCTATCGGCAGGAGCGCTGGTGGGGGAAGCGGGATTGGACCTGGGTCCGGCAGGAGCGCAAGGAGCACCCCCTCTTCTGGGAGCGCCAGGGCGGCTCCTGGAGCTGGCGGGGCGTCTTCGAGCGCCTCCCTCTGCCGCTGTCCTGGCCCGTCTACGTCACGCACGCCGAGGCGGAGGCCTACGCGCGGTGGGCCGGGGCGCGGCTGCCGACCGAAGCCGAATACCAGCGGGCCGCCTTCGGATCTCCCCAAGGGGAGCGCCGTTTCCCCTGGGGAGACGCGGAGCCGACGGAGAGCCATGGAGTCTTCGACTTCTCGAGCTGGGATCCGGAGCCGGCCGGCAGCCATCCGGCCGGCGCGAGCGCCTGGGGCGTGGAGGATCTCGTCGGCAACGGATGGGAATGGACCAGCACGCCCTTCGCTCCGTTCCCCGGCTTCCGGGCGATGGGCTCCTATCCCGAGTACTCGGCCGACTTCTTCGACGGGGAGCACTACGTCATGAAGGGCGCTTCTCCGGCGACGGCGCGCGAGCTGATGCGGCCGACGCTGCGAAACTGGTTTCGCGGGCTCTATCCCTATGCCTATGCGGCATTCCGACTGGCAAGGAGCAAATCGTGA
- the egtD gene encoding L-histidine N(alpha)-methyltransferase, translating into MRTARLQAADSLREFAGDVRHYFTLQPRQLPSRYFYDDLGSTLFEAICRLPWYPITRAETRLLKAHGGAILSRAAPLTSVVELGSGSGEKLVTLLKSYRGIAPLQVHLIDVSPAALDAAERLLVESSALRVTAHEASYENGLEALRRAPRPRGRLLALFLGSNLGNFDPPGSAEILRRIRAALLPGDAFLLGADLVKPERDMLLAYDDPLGVTAAFNRNLLVRINRELGADFDLAAFDHRATWNSGASRMEMHLVSRCRQRIQIVRSGLEVTLEDGEPIWTESSYKFEPSGILKILEQAGFRRLAQWIDREEPFALTLVEAI; encoded by the coding sequence GTGAGGACCGCCCGGCTCCAGGCCGCCGATTCCCTGCGGGAGTTCGCCGGCGACGTGCGCCACTACTTCACGCTGCAGCCGCGGCAGCTTCCGTCCCGCTACTTCTACGACGATCTCGGCTCGACGCTCTTCGAGGCGATCTGCCGCCTCCCCTGGTACCCGATCACGCGCGCCGAGACGCGGCTGCTCAAGGCGCACGGGGGAGCGATCCTGTCCCGCGCGGCGCCGCTCACGAGCGTGGTGGAGCTGGGCTCGGGCAGCGGCGAGAAGCTGGTGACGCTCCTCAAGAGCTATCGCGGGATCGCGCCGCTCCAGGTCCACTTGATCGACGTCTCTCCGGCGGCGCTCGACGCCGCGGAACGGCTCCTCGTCGAATCGAGCGCCCTTCGCGTGACAGCCCACGAAGCCTCCTACGAGAACGGGCTCGAGGCATTGAGGCGGGCGCCGCGACCGCGAGGCAGGCTCCTCGCTCTGTTTCTTGGATCGAACCTGGGCAATTTCGATCCGCCCGGCTCCGCCGAGATCTTGCGCAGGATTCGCGCCGCCCTCTTGCCGGGAGACGCCTTTCTTCTGGGCGCGGATCTGGTCAAGCCGGAGCGGGACATGCTCCTCGCCTACGACGATCCGCTCGGCGTGACGGCGGCCTTCAACCGGAACCTGCTCGTGCGGATCAACCGGGAGCTGGGAGCGGATTTCGATCTCGCGGCTTTCGACCACCGCGCAACGTGGAACTCCGGCGCTTCGCGGATGGAGATGCATCTGGTCAGCCGCTGCCGGCAGCGAATCCAGATCGTCCGATCGGGTCTGGAGGTGACGCTGGAGGACGGCGAGCCGATCTGGACCGAGAGCTCGTACAAGTTCGAGCCTTCCGGCATCCTGAAGATCCTCGAGCAGGCCGGATTCCGGCGCCTCGCCCAATGGATCGATCGCGAGGAACCCTTCGCCCTGACCTTGGTCGAAGCGATTTAG